In Selenomonas sp. TAMA-11512, a genomic segment contains:
- a CDS encoding ABC transporter ATP-binding protein produces MPSSAKTPLLKVDSVSMTFGGLKAVSDFNLEVYPGEIIALIGPNGAGKTTAFNMITGVYVPTSGEITFGGKSLVGKKPSDITKRGIARTFQNIRLFSTLSVLENVKIAYHTHVRYTLPEAILRVGRYMRSEVQIEKKARELLAIFHLEDLADELAMNLPYGAQRRLEIARALAARPKLLLLDEPAAGMNPQETAELMEMIRWIKKEFGLSILLIEHDMSLVMGISERIYVLEYGEIIAQGTPAEIRENPDVIRAYLGGES; encoded by the coding sequence ATGCCTTCCAGCGCAAAGACACCTCTTTTAAAGGTCGACTCCGTCTCCATGACCTTCGGCGGACTCAAAGCCGTCTCCGACTTCAACCTCGAGGTCTATCCCGGTGAGATCATCGCCCTCATCGGCCCCAACGGCGCAGGTAAGACGACGGCCTTCAACATGATTACGGGCGTCTACGTGCCGACCTCCGGTGAGATTACATTTGGCGGCAAGTCCCTCGTCGGGAAAAAGCCGAGCGATATCACAAAGCGAGGCATTGCCCGCACCTTCCAGAACATCCGCCTCTTTTCCACGCTTTCCGTTCTCGAAAACGTCAAGATCGCCTATCATACGCATGTCCGCTACACCCTCCCCGAGGCGATCCTGCGCGTCGGCCGCTACATGCGAAGCGAAGTGCAGATTGAAAAAAAGGCGCGTGAACTCCTCGCCATCTTTCACCTCGAAGATCTTGCCGACGAGCTTGCCATGAATCTCCCCTACGGTGCACAGCGCCGTTTGGAGATTGCGCGCGCTCTCGCCGCCCGCCCCAAGCTGCTCCTTCTCGATGAGCCTGCCGCGGGCATGAATCCGCAGGAGACCGCCGAGCTCATGGAGATGATTCGCTGGATTAAGAAGGAATTCGGACTCTCCATCCTGCTCATCGAGCACGATATGAGCCTCGTCATGGGAATCTCCGAGCGCATCTACGTCTTGGAATACGGTGAGATCATCGCGCAGGGCACGCCCGCGGAGATTCGGGAAAATCCCGACGTCATCCGCGCCTATCTGGGAGGTGAGAGCTGA
- a CDS encoding branched-chain amino acid ABC transporter permease, whose translation MSLRKQDLVLFGGGVLIITILYALIQMRVIGAFWQLNLLFFGMNIIFASSLNLINGYTGQFSLGHAGFSAVGAYTAAILTVKFGAPFLVALAAGAAAAALLGVLIGLPTLRLRGDYLAIATLGLGEIIRVIIINIDYVGGAAGFSGIPKEANFLYIYGFVLLTLFFLKNYIHSAFGRASIAIREDEIAAEAMGVNTTKYKVMAFAIGAGFAGLGGGLLGHTLTYLNPTSFTFMQSFFYLIMVVLGGMGSLTGSIIGAFFVTILQAALASWPEYRMIVFSILLIVFMIYRPRGIAGYVELTDLPILRRCFKKEVD comes from the coding sequence ATGTCTCTTCGTAAACAAGACCTCGTCCTATTCGGCGGCGGCGTGCTCATCATCACCATCCTCTATGCTCTGATTCAGATGCGTGTCATCGGTGCCTTTTGGCAGCTCAATCTGCTCTTCTTCGGCATGAACATCATCTTTGCATCGAGCCTCAATCTCATCAACGGCTACACGGGGCAGTTCTCTCTCGGACACGCGGGATTCAGCGCGGTCGGCGCCTACACGGCGGCGATTCTCACAGTCAAGTTCGGTGCTCCCTTCCTCGTCGCGCTTGCCGCCGGAGCTGCTGCCGCGGCTCTTCTCGGCGTACTCATCGGTCTTCCGACCCTGCGTCTTCGAGGCGACTATCTCGCCATCGCCACGCTCGGTCTCGGCGAGATCATCCGCGTAATCATCATCAACATCGACTATGTCGGAGGCGCTGCCGGATTTTCGGGTATCCCCAAGGAGGCCAACTTTCTATACATCTACGGCTTTGTGCTTCTGACGCTTTTCTTCCTGAAAAACTACATTCACTCCGCTTTCGGGCGCGCTTCCATCGCCATTCGTGAAGACGAGATCGCCGCCGAAGCGATGGGCGTCAATACGACGAAGTACAAGGTCATGGCATTTGCCATCGGCGCCGGCTTCGCCGGACTCGGCGGAGGGCTTCTCGGACACACGCTGACGTATCTCAATCCGACTTCCTTTACCTTTATGCAGTCCTTCTTCTATCTCATCATGGTCGTTCTTGGCGGCATGGGTTCTCTGACAGGCTCCATCATCGGCGCCTTCTTCGTCACGATCCTGCAGGCCGCGCTCGCCTCCTGGCCCGAGTATCGCATGATTGTCTTCTCCATTCTTCTCATTGTTTTTATGATCTATCGTCCGCGAGGCATTGCCGGCTATGTTGAGCTGACCGACCTGCCGATTCTGCGTCGCTGCTTCAAAAAGGAGGTGGACTGA
- a CDS encoding branched-chain amino acid ABC transporter permease yields MELSHQIVQQLINGISLGSIYALIALGYTMIYGIIKLINFAHGDIYMVGAYFGFFAITELGLGIVPALLLSLICTAILGMLVERIAYKPLRHAPRISILISAIGMSLFLEYAMMAFVSPTPRTFPPLFSDVAFNVGSLIINGQQLLILGITCLLMIILTYVVQKTKLGKAMRAASFDTETAQLMGIDADRIISYTFAIGSALAAVAGILVGVYYNSIDPLMGIMPGIKAFVAAVLGGIGILPGAVLGGLILGLVEAFVSGFISSTFRDAAAFGILIFVLLIRPAGILGKNTREKV; encoded by the coding sequence ATGGAACTCTCCCACCAAATCGTTCAGCAGCTCATCAACGGCATATCGCTGGGCAGCATCTACGCCCTGATCGCGCTCGGCTATACCATGATTTACGGCATCATCAAGCTCATCAACTTCGCGCACGGAGATATCTACATGGTCGGCGCCTACTTCGGATTCTTTGCCATCACCGAGCTCGGTCTCGGCATTGTACCGGCTCTGCTCCTGTCGCTGATCTGTACCGCTATTCTCGGCATGCTCGTGGAGCGCATTGCCTACAAGCCGCTGCGTCACGCGCCGCGCATCTCCATCCTCATCTCCGCCATCGGGATGTCGCTCTTCCTGGAGTACGCGATGATGGCATTCGTCTCCCCCACCCCGCGCACCTTCCCGCCGCTCTTCTCCGACGTCGCCTTCAACGTGGGCTCTCTCATCATCAACGGGCAGCAGCTCCTGATTCTCGGCATTACCTGCCTTCTCATGATCATCCTGACCTATGTCGTCCAGAAGACGAAGCTGGGCAAAGCGATGCGCGCCGCCTCCTTTGATACGGAAACGGCGCAGCTCATGGGCATTGATGCCGACCGTATCATCTCCTATACCTTCGCCATCGGCTCCGCGCTCGCTGCGGTCGCCGGTATCCTCGTCGGCGTCTATTACAACTCCATCGATCCGCTCATGGGCATCATGCCGGGCATCAAGGCGTTTGTCGCCGCCGTTCTCGGCGGTATCGGCATCCTTCCGGGCGCCGTGCTTGGAGGACTTATCCTCGGACTCGTCGAGGCGTTCGTCTCCGGCTTCATCTCCTCGACCTTCCGCGACGCGGCGGCTTTCGGCATTCTGATTTTCGTCCTCCTCATTCGTCCTGCCGGCATTCTCGGGAAGAATACAAGAGAGAAGGTGTGA